In a single window of the Litorilituus sediminis genome:
- the rph gene encoding ribonuclease PH, producing MRPSGRTLGQIRPVTITRQFTSHAEGSVLIEFGETKVICTASVEEGVPRFLKGQGKGWVTAEYGMLPRSTHTRMRREAASGKQSGRTLEISRLIARALRGAVDLKALGENTISVDCDVIQADGGTRTASITGACVALVDALNYMRAKDIIKTNPLKYMIAAVSVGVYQGEPVADLDYDEDSCAETDMNVVMTDTGKLIEVQGTAEEEPFSFEEMTAMMQLAKDGINELFDLQKAALS from the coding sequence ATGCGTCCAAGCGGCAGAACATTAGGGCAAATTCGTCCCGTTACCATTACTCGTCAATTTACTAGCCACGCAGAAGGCTCAGTGCTTATTGAATTTGGTGAGACAAAAGTTATTTGTACTGCATCAGTTGAAGAAGGTGTACCTCGCTTTTTAAAAGGCCAAGGTAAAGGTTGGGTTACGGCCGAATACGGTATGTTACCTCGCTCTACGCATACTCGCATGCGCCGTGAAGCGGCTTCTGGCAAGCAAAGTGGTCGCACATTAGAAATTTCTCGTTTAATTGCCCGTGCACTTCGTGGTGCGGTTGATTTAAAAGCCTTAGGTGAAAATACTATTTCTGTTGATTGTGATGTTATTCAAGCAGATGGTGGTACACGTACGGCGTCAATTACGGGTGCTTGTGTTGCTTTAGTTGATGCCCTTAACTATATGCGCGCAAAAGATATCATTAAAACCAATCCGTTAAAATATATGATTGCTGCGGTATCGGTTGGTGTCTATCAAGGTGAGCCAGTAGCTGATCTAGACTATGATGAAGACTCATGTGCTGAAACTGATATGAACGTAGTAATGACAGATACAGGTAAGCTGATTGAAGTACAAGGTACTGCTGAAGAAGAGCCGTTTAGCTTTGAAGAAATGACTGCCATGATGCAATTAGCAAAAGATGGCATTAACGAATTATTTGATTTACAAAAAGCGGCATTAAGCTAG
- a CDS encoding alpha/beta hydrolase — translation MRTLLQCYLVISLTLFSALGYTKASENCLSINADFAKLQALSAQGKYRFVNQLSSKDIPTFSYELQQSYQSYLDFAMQKVIALNPRAKQPCPVNTETYQQLAKQHGWQTQANIAQLVAPFELKQANNDKAILLIHGLTDSPFIFHDIAQFFYQQGFNVRTLLLPGHGTAPSDLLNVHRQAWLQAASYAIERTLLDYQQVYLGGLSTGGTLIFDHLMHQQQVDSKIKGLFMWSPASKAKSDLAWLAKYVDYIPFIDWIDLEADADFAKYESFPYNAAAQVHELMSSVVANQDMAGRSMHDIPVFAVVSEHDQTIDTEHTLSFISRWQQGSSQQQNKHSTLIYYGDKENIPAQLPKLLKVINPKCQQEDWCADVFDVSHISTTNAPDNPHYGVTGAYRNCGHYLKDDARYQACKTQDKVIKGEVTQANITKAIPLKRLTYNPYYQEMLSEILVFLAATQ, via the coding sequence ATGCGAACTTTGCTGCAATGCTATTTGGTGATTTCGTTAACATTATTTTCTGCTCTTGGTTACACAAAGGCATCTGAGAATTGTTTATCGATAAATGCTGATTTTGCTAAATTGCAGGCGTTATCAGCACAAGGTAAATATCGGTTTGTTAATCAGCTAAGTAGTAAAGATATACCTACATTTAGCTATGAACTGCAGCAGAGCTATCAAAGTTATTTAGACTTCGCTATGCAAAAAGTTATTGCCTTGAACCCTAGAGCTAAGCAGCCTTGCCCAGTAAATACAGAGACTTATCAACAGCTGGCAAAACAACATGGTTGGCAAACTCAAGCAAATATTGCGCAGTTAGTTGCGCCTTTTGAATTGAAACAAGCGAATAACGATAAGGCAATATTGCTTATCCATGGTTTAACCGACTCGCCATTTATTTTTCACGATATTGCTCAGTTTTTTTATCAGCAAGGTTTTAATGTGCGCACCTTGCTTTTGCCTGGTCATGGTACTGCGCCGTCTGACTTGCTCAATGTGCATCGACAAGCGTGGCTACAAGCCGCTAGTTATGCGATTGAGCGCACCTTATTAGATTATCAGCAAGTGTATTTGGGCGGTTTGTCTACCGGTGGTACACTTATTTTTGACCACCTTATGCATCAGCAACAAGTAGATAGTAAAATTAAAGGCTTGTTTATGTGGTCGCCTGCGTCAAAAGCGAAAAGTGATTTAGCTTGGCTAGCAAAATATGTTGATTACATTCCCTTTATCGACTGGATTGATTTAGAGGCTGATGCGGATTTTGCAAAATATGAGTCTTTCCCATATAACGCTGCGGCACAAGTGCATGAATTAATGTCGAGCGTGGTTGCTAACCAAGATATGGCGGGTAGAAGCATGCATGATATACCTGTATTTGCTGTGGTCAGTGAGCATGATCAAACCATAGATACTGAGCATACTTTGTCATTTATTTCGCGCTGGCAGCAAGGCTCTAGTCAGCAGCAAAATAAGCACAGCACCTTAATTTATTATGGTGATAAGGAAAATATTCCCGCGCAGTTGCCCAAGTTACTTAAAGTGATTAATCCTAAGTGTCAGCAGGAAGACTGGTGTGCAGATGTTTTTGATGTTTCACATATTTCAACAACGAATGCACCTGATAATCCTCACTATGGCGTGACAGGCGCATATCGAAATTGTGGCCATTATTTAAAGGATGACGCCCGCTATCAGGCTTGTAAAACCCAAGATAAGGTCATTAAGGGTGAAGTAACACAAGCTAATATTACTAAGGCGATACCGCTTAAGCGTTTAACTTATAATCCTTATTATCAGGAAATGCTTAGCGAAATCTTGGTATTTTTAGCTGCGACACAATAA
- a CDS encoding gluconate 2-dehydrogenase subunit 3 family protein — protein MKAISSFFDKHYQSPDFIKTKQQQRRQLLKSAAGVTAIAAMPAFTLSAKQQANITELTQSDPWLTLSATLNQLLPASETGPSAEDIKALAYLHQVMTVQPTEQAEKDFILKGVGWLNGYTQNEKQQNFAQLSFADKEHILKAISKSRAGSNWLDTLLGYILQAMLAPPAYGGNPKGVGWQWLEHKAGFPLPEKGQRYFELPPRANIIKLVPLADQEKA, from the coding sequence GTGAAAGCTATTAGCTCTTTTTTTGATAAACACTATCAATCGCCCGACTTTATTAAGACAAAACAACAGCAGCGCCGCCAGTTATTAAAATCAGCAGCAGGTGTCACAGCCATTGCAGCAATGCCAGCATTTACTTTATCCGCCAAACAACAGGCCAATATTACTGAGTTAACTCAATCAGACCCTTGGCTAACATTATCTGCAACCCTTAACCAACTATTACCAGCATCTGAAACTGGCCCTAGCGCCGAAGATATCAAGGCGCTAGCTTATTTACATCAAGTAATGACAGTTCAGCCTACCGAGCAAGCTGAAAAAGACTTTATTCTAAAAGGTGTTGGCTGGCTAAATGGTTATACACAAAATGAAAAGCAACAAAACTTTGCTCAATTAAGTTTTGCCGATAAAGAGCACATATTAAAAGCTATCAGTAAATCTCGCGCAGGTAGCAATTGGTTAGACACTTTGCTCGGCTATATTCTGCAAGCCATGCTAGCGCCACCTGCCTATGGCGGCAACCCAAAAGGTGTTGGCTGGCAGTGGCTCGAACACAAGGCAGGCTTTCCATTACCCGAAAAAGGCCAGCGTTATTTTGAATTACCACCGCGCGCTAACATCATCAAGTTAGTTCCTTTAGCAGATCAGGAAAAAGCCTAA
- the pyrE gene encoding orotate phosphoribosyltransferase has product MKDYQREFIEFALEKQVLRFGEFTLKSGRTSPYFFNAGLFKTGGDLARLGRFYAAALVDANIDFDLVFGPAYKGIPIATTTTVALFDQHNLDVPYCFNRKEAKTHGEGGSLVGAELNGKVMLVDDVITAGTAIRESMEIIKAHDAELSGVLIALDRQEKGQGELSAIQEVERDFGTQVVSIVKLADVVTYLEEKLAANPDNAAELTKSLASIKQYRQDYGI; this is encoded by the coding sequence ATGAAAGATTATCAACGCGAATTTATTGAGTTTGCTTTAGAAAAGCAAGTACTTCGTTTTGGCGAATTTACCTTAAAATCTGGCCGTACTAGTCCTTATTTCTTCAATGCGGGTTTATTTAAAACCGGTGGTGACTTAGCCCGTTTAGGTCGTTTTTATGCGGCAGCATTAGTTGATGCCAACATTGATTTTGATTTGGTTTTTGGTCCAGCTTATAAGGGGATTCCAATTGCCACGACGACAACGGTTGCCTTATTTGATCAACATAACTTAGATGTACCTTATTGCTTTAACCGTAAAGAAGCGAAAACTCACGGTGAAGGTGGTTCATTAGTGGGTGCTGAGCTAAATGGCAAAGTCATGTTAGTTGATGATGTGATCACCGCAGGTACAGCGATTCGTGAATCAATGGAAATCATTAAAGCCCATGACGCTGAATTATCAGGCGTATTAATTGCGCTTGATCGCCAAGAAAAAGGTCAAGGTGAATTGTCTGCCATTCAAGAAGTAGAGCGTGACTTTGGTACACAAGTGGTTTCTATTGTAAAACTTGCTGATGTGGTGACTTACTTAGAAGAAAAGTTAGCAGCTAACCCTGATAACGCAGCAGAGTTAACTAAGAGCTTAGCCAGCATTAAGCAATACCGTCAAGATTACGGTATCTAG
- the glpE gene encoding thiosulfate sulfurtransferase GlpE: MSVAELHEILPNKSHCVVDIRDANAFSSGHIASAIHLSNESIGDFMREADLDQPVVVCCYHGISSIQAAQFLLGQDFTEVYSLDGGFTQWQSEFPDSVER; encoded by the coding sequence ATGTCAGTGGCAGAATTACATGAAATTCTGCCAAATAAAAGCCACTGCGTTGTGGACATTCGAGATGCTAATGCCTTTAGTAGTGGTCATATCGCATCAGCGATTCATTTATCTAATGAATCAATTGGCGACTTTATGCGCGAAGCGGATTTAGATCAGCCAGTGGTGGTGTGTTGCTATCACGGTATTTCTAGCATACAAGCAGCTCAGTTCTTATTAGGGCAAGACTTTACTGAGGTGTATTCACTTGACGGTGGTTTTACCCAGTGGCAAAGTGAATTTCCTGATAGTGTAGAGCGTTAA
- a CDS encoding alpha/beta hydrolase, which yields MANQFVNKVTLSVISLFLSASIFTAYANSEQQAYSEVVKIKASEDYDFLLTADYLFQTAPMRQQTAEQAARAGVIILHDCQADRSRYKDLANEIALQELHTLSLDFRGFGKSVAMGFSELEIKKQAKDIVSYQSEVALLTSYWPQDILAAYQWLRTKVHKNKGVAVVASGCAAPYAVALAEQIHVSALVLITPEMTFADIERYKNLIDIPTYFIGSAQHMATIKVTQELFNWNGAKQSKMQTFKGDRTNRQLLFANESLTQDIAQWLKFALR from the coding sequence ATGGCGAATCAGTTTGTAAATAAAGTAACTTTATCTGTTATCTCCTTATTTTTATCTGCATCTATTTTTACAGCTTATGCTAACAGTGAGCAGCAGGCATATAGTGAGGTGGTAAAGATTAAAGCCAGTGAAGACTACGATTTTTTGTTAACGGCAGATTATCTTTTTCAAACTGCTCCCATGCGACAACAAACGGCTGAACAAGCTGCGCGTGCTGGCGTAATTATATTGCATGACTGTCAAGCTGATAGAAGTCGCTATAAAGATTTAGCAAATGAAATTGCGCTACAAGAATTACACACCCTGTCATTAGACTTTCGTGGCTTTGGTAAAAGCGTGGCTATGGGCTTTTCTGAGTTGGAAATTAAAAAACAAGCGAAAGATATTGTCAGCTATCAAAGTGAAGTGGCACTGTTAACCTCATATTGGCCGCAAGATATACTTGCAGCTTATCAATGGCTGCGAACGAAAGTGCATAAAAATAAGGGCGTTGCCGTTGTTGCTAGTGGTTGTGCTGCGCCTTATGCCGTGGCGTTAGCTGAGCAAATTCATGTCAGCGCTTTAGTGCTTATTACCCCAGAAATGACTTTTGCTGATATTGAGCGCTATAAAAATTTAATTGATATTCCAACGTATTTTATTGGCTCGGCTCAGCATATGGCGACTATTAAAGTGACACAAGAGCTATTCAACTGGAATGGCGCTAAGCAGTCAAAAATGCAAACCTTTAAAGGTGATAGAACCAATCGGCAACTACTCTTTGCTAATGAGTCATTAACCCAAGATATTGCCCAGTGGTTAAAGTTTGCCTTGCGCTAA
- a CDS encoding GNAT family N-acetyltransferase: MSIVIRHSEMSDIPAIKAIYQQESCYSGTLQLPYPSVDKWQKRFEQADNNFYSLVAEIDGEIIGQIGLEHFSNPRRRHVANLGMAVSEHHQGQGVGGKLLSAMLDLANNWLAITRIELEVYTDNPAAIKLYQSKGFAIEGTAKAYAFRHGKYVDSHLMAKVS, encoded by the coding sequence ATGAGCATAGTAATTCGACATAGTGAAATGTCTGATATCCCAGCCATCAAAGCAATCTATCAGCAAGAAAGCTGTTACTCAGGTACATTACAACTACCCTATCCCAGTGTCGATAAATGGCAAAAGCGCTTTGAGCAAGCTGATAATAATTTTTACAGCCTAGTTGCCGAAATCGATGGTGAAATTATCGGACAAATAGGCCTAGAACACTTCAGTAACCCAAGAAGGCGGCATGTTGCTAATCTTGGCATGGCTGTTTCAGAGCATCATCAAGGACAAGGTGTAGGCGGTAAACTACTTAGTGCCATGTTAGATTTAGCTAACAACTGGCTCGCTATTACGCGTATTGAGCTTGAAGTTTATACCGATAATCCAGCGGCCATTAAACTTTATCAATCAAAAGGTTTTGCAATTGAAGGCACAGCAAAAGCCTACGCCTTTCGACATGGTAAATACGTTGATAGTCACTTAATGGCTAAAGTCTCTTAG
- a CDS encoding 3-deoxy-D-manno-octulosonic acid kinase — MMPSASTYFTQGNITCQYDENLIADFSADMLSADYWQQRDSITGSAQGRGTTWFIRYVAPQAQGVEHNWVLRHYYRGGLIGKLIKDSYLFTGIENTRAAKEYALLEHMQTLNLPAPKPVACRVTRTGLFYQADLLSTRIENAQDLVAILSKQTLNEALWQQIGATIKRFHDNGIYHHDLNAHNILLNDKARVFIIDFDRGEQRPVQATWQQANMARLKRSFEKELNQLEQFHYNEQNWQQLLHGYQEK; from the coding sequence ATGATGCCAAGTGCTAGTACCTACTTTACTCAAGGTAATATTACCTGCCAGTATGATGAGAATTTAATCGCAGATTTCTCCGCAGATATGCTCAGTGCTGACTATTGGCAACAACGCGACAGCATAACAGGCTCAGCACAAGGGCGAGGAACAACCTGGTTTATCCGCTATGTTGCCCCACAAGCGCAAGGTGTTGAGCATAACTGGGTGTTACGCCACTATTATCGAGGTGGTTTAATTGGCAAGTTAATTAAAGATAGTTACCTGTTTACGGGGATTGAAAACACCCGAGCAGCCAAAGAATACGCATTGCTTGAACATATGCAAACCCTTAACTTACCTGCACCTAAGCCGGTGGCATGTCGCGTTACCCGCACAGGACTATTTTATCAAGCTGATTTGCTCTCAACCCGTATTGAAAATGCGCAAGATCTGGTCGCGATTTTATCAAAACAAACGCTTAATGAAGCACTTTGGCAGCAAATCGGCGCGACCATTAAACGCTTTCATGATAATGGTATTTATCATCACGATTTAAACGCCCACAATATTTTGCTTAATGATAAAGCACGGGTATTTATTATCGACTTTGATCGGGGTGAACAGCGCCCAGTGCAAGCGACTTGGCAACAAGCCAATATGGCGCGCTTAAAGCGCTCTTTTGAAAAAGAACTCAACCAGCTCGAGCAATTTCATTACAACGAGCAAAATTGGCAACAATTGCTTCATGGCTATCAGGAGAAATAA
- a CDS encoding Lrp/AsnC family transcriptional regulator, whose amino-acid sequence MLTEKDEELLSILRLNARASISDIARATGVSRTAIQNRLNKLENNNVIKGYSVVLDSAYTSGLVSANVSLKVKPNLRKPICISLRKVDQITHIHSISGEYDLLVTIQASTLEKLSDVLNLVCSTEGVERTNSSIILDTIFAR is encoded by the coding sequence GTGTTAACCGAAAAAGATGAAGAATTGCTATCGATATTACGATTAAATGCTAGAGCAAGTATCTCTGATATTGCCAGAGCAACAGGTGTTTCAAGAACGGCAATACAAAATCGACTCAATAAGCTTGAAAATAACAATGTCATTAAAGGCTATAGCGTAGTACTGGATAGTGCCTATACCAGCGGTTTAGTCAGCGCCAATGTTTCTTTAAAAGTGAAGCCTAATTTGCGTAAACCGATTTGCATCTCCTTAAGAAAAGTAGATCAAATAACGCATATACATTCTATTAGTGGCGAGTACGATTTGCTGGTGACAATTCAAGCAAGTACCTTAGAAAAGCTGAGCGATGTGCTTAATTTGGTTTGTTCAACCGAAGGTGTAGAGCGTACCAATTCATCTATTATTCTCGATACTATCTTTGCTCGTTAA
- a CDS encoding glycine C-acetyltransferase: protein MTSPAATKGFYSHLTEQIEQVKADGLYKAERVITTAQQAQIAVNTGEQVVNFCANNYLGLANHPSLIEAAKAGLDEHGFGMASVRFICGTQDIHKALEKGISDFLGMEDTILYSSCFDANAGLFETLLGPEDAIISDALNHASIIDGVRLCKAKRFRYANNDMAALEQCLKEADEAGARFKLIATDGVFSMDGVIANLQGVCDLADKYNALVMVDDSHAVGFVGEEGRGSHEYCQVMDRVDIITGTLGKAMGGASGGYTSGKKEVIEWLRQRSRPYLFSNSLAPAIVNASLKVLELLAQGGELRATLKENAAYFRNNMEAAGFTCAGADHAIVPVMLGDAKVASNMADRLLAEGIYVIGFSFPVVPKGQARIRTQISAAHSKAQLDKAIEAFTRIGKEMGVI from the coding sequence ATGACTAGTCCGGCAGCAACGAAAGGTTTTTACTCACATTTAACTGAGCAAATCGAACAAGTAAAAGCTGATGGTTTATACAAAGCAGAGCGTGTAATCACTACCGCACAGCAAGCACAAATCGCGGTAAACACAGGCGAGCAAGTGGTTAACTTTTGTGCCAATAACTACTTAGGTTTGGCTAATCACCCATCACTTATTGAAGCAGCAAAAGCTGGCTTAGATGAGCATGGCTTTGGTATGGCTTCAGTACGTTTTATTTGTGGTACGCAAGATATTCATAAAGCGTTAGAGAAGGGCATTAGTGATTTCTTAGGTATGGAAGATACCATTTTGTATTCTTCTTGTTTTGATGCCAATGCTGGCTTATTTGAAACATTATTAGGCCCTGAAGATGCCATTATTAGCGATGCTTTAAACCATGCATCAATTATTGACGGCGTACGTTTATGTAAAGCTAAGCGTTTTCGCTATGCCAATAATGATATGGCAGCATTAGAGCAGTGCTTAAAAGAAGCAGATGAAGCGGGCGCTCGCTTTAAGCTGATTGCTACGGATGGTGTTTTCTCAATGGACGGTGTTATCGCAAACTTACAAGGTGTCTGTGATTTAGCTGACAAATACAATGCCTTGGTTATGGTTGATGATTCACATGCCGTTGGTTTTGTTGGTGAAGAAGGTCGTGGTAGCCATGAGTATTGCCAAGTAATGGATAGAGTCGACATTATTACTGGTACGCTCGGTAAAGCCATGGGCGGTGCATCAGGTGGTTATACTTCAGGTAAAAAAGAAGTGATTGAATGGTTACGTCAGCGTTCTCGTCCGTATTTATTCTCAAACTCTTTAGCGCCAGCGATTGTTAATGCATCATTAAAAGTACTTGAGTTATTGGCTCAAGGTGGCGAATTACGCGCGACATTAAAAGAAAATGCTGCCTATTTTAGAAACAATATGGAAGCGGCAGGTTTTACTTGTGCCGGTGCTGATCACGCTATTGTGCCAGTAATGTTAGGTGATGCAAAAGTGGCGAGTAATATGGCTGATCGTTTATTAGCTGAAGGCATCTACGTAATCGGATTCTCATTCCCGGTAGTACCAAAAGGGCAGGCGCGCATTCGTACGCAAATATCAGCAGCTCATAGTAAAGCGCAGTTAGATAAAGCGATTGAAGCTTTTACCCGCATCGGTAAAGAAATGGGCGTTATTTAA
- a CDS encoding thioredoxin family protein — protein MKFLIAGLLSILLLLSQQANSATSTSIDKLPLADLPEYSKVYDDTRDPFQDARDALALAQQTNRQVLIEIGGNWCTWCHKVDNFLANNPDIYQTLHENYVLLKVNVSDSNENEAFMSGLPPVLGYPHMYISTAQGKMLLSKDTAELLSGDNYSRSNWLAFLDKWSLKQQNTSKQLSNNTQQSTEE, from the coding sequence ATGAAGTTTCTTATTGCTGGTTTACTCAGCATACTTTTGTTACTGAGCCAGCAAGCAAATAGCGCCACAAGCACATCGATAGATAAATTACCCTTAGCTGATCTGCCTGAGTACAGTAAGGTTTATGATGATACGCGCGATCCCTTTCAAGATGCTCGTGATGCCTTAGCATTAGCACAACAAACCAATCGTCAGGTATTAATTGAAATTGGCGGTAACTGGTGCACTTGGTGCCACAAAGTGGATAACTTTTTAGCAAACAATCCTGACATTTACCAAACGCTACATGAAAACTACGTATTACTTAAAGTAAATGTTAGCGACAGCAATGAAAATGAAGCCTTTATGAGTGGTCTACCGCCAGTTTTAGGCTATCCGCATATGTATATCAGTACCGCACAAGGCAAAATGCTGTTATCTAAAGATACTGCTGAACTGCTCTCAGGCGATAATTATTCTCGTAGCAATTGGCTGGCATTTTTAGACAAGTGGTCGCTAAAACAGCAGAACACCTCAAAACAGCTGAGTAATAATACTCAGCAAAGTACTGAGGAATAA
- the waaA gene encoding lipid IV(A) 3-deoxy-D-manno-octulosonic acid transferase, with amino-acid sequence MFALLLYRLLLLILLPFLLLALVIRSKNNPAYRARLTERFGLFPKPFKQGGIIVHAASVGEVIALKSFIEQLLDTYPELPITVTTFTPTGSAQVNKLFGNKVQHGYLPLDVFFASKLFLHRLKPKMMIFMETELWPNLISQCADNKVKLLLVNGRLSAKSLKSYKKLTPLITPCIQRFDHILCQSQENLEHYLQLGAKPQSISNSGNLKFDISLNNDIQAKQTELANLLKPAKQNQRPIWLIASTHEGDEALALASYQKVIAEQADLLLVIVPRHPERFDAVAKLCLAQGLSLARRSENSVVNNEQVWLLDSLGELMAACSHADIITMGGSFSQIGGHNPLEPALFKKPIIVGSDMSNFKEITQQLLESSALIQLNTESHQTSEQSEELSKTLSALLNDKHKQTVLGESAYQVVLTNQGASQRSIEKVQELMQ; translated from the coding sequence ATGTTTGCCCTGCTATTGTATCGACTACTTTTATTGATTTTATTACCTTTTCTATTGCTAGCCTTAGTAATAAGATCGAAAAACAATCCCGCTTACCGTGCCAGATTAACAGAGCGTTTTGGTCTGTTTCCAAAGCCATTTAAGCAAGGCGGCATCATAGTACATGCTGCCAGTGTCGGCGAAGTCATTGCCTTAAAAAGCTTTATCGAACAATTACTTGATACATACCCTGAGTTACCCATAACAGTCACCACCTTTACGCCTACCGGCTCAGCACAAGTTAACAAGCTATTTGGCAATAAAGTGCAGCACGGCTATTTACCTCTTGATGTTTTCTTTGCCAGTAAACTTTTTCTACATCGACTCAAACCGAAAATGATGATTTTTATGGAAACCGAGCTTTGGCCGAATTTAATCAGCCAATGTGCCGATAACAAGGTTAAGTTATTGCTGGTAAATGGTCGATTATCGGCGAAATCATTAAAAAGCTATAAAAAATTAACGCCATTAATCACCCCCTGCATTCAACGTTTTGACCATATTCTCTGCCAAAGCCAAGAAAATTTAGAGCATTACTTGCAACTTGGCGCTAAACCGCAAAGTATCAGCAATAGCGGCAATTTAAAGTTCGATATTAGTCTGAATAACGATATTCAAGCCAAGCAAACTGAATTAGCCAACTTGCTTAAACCTGCCAAGCAAAACCAACGCCCTATTTGGCTAATCGCCAGTACCCATGAAGGGGATGAAGCCTTAGCACTCGCCAGTTATCAAAAAGTTATAGCCGAGCAAGCTGATTTACTGCTTGTTATCGTACCAAGACACCCTGAGCGCTTTGATGCAGTTGCCAAGCTTTGCTTAGCTCAAGGGTTATCATTAGCAAGGCGCAGTGAAAACAGTGTTGTTAACAATGAGCAGGTGTGGTTACTCGATAGCTTAGGTGAACTTATGGCGGCATGTAGCCACGCAGATATTATTACTATGGGCGGCAGCTTTAGCCAAATTGGCGGTCACAACCCTTTAGAGCCAGCACTCTTTAAAAAGCCCATTATTGTTGGCAGCGATATGAGTAATTTTAAAGAAATAACTCAACAGTTATTAGAGAGCTCTGCTTTAATTCAGCTAAACACTGAGTCTCACCAAACATCAGAGCAAAGTGAAGAGCTAAGCAAAACACTCTCTGCGCTTTTAAATGATAAACATAAACAAACAGTACTAGGCGAAAGTGCCTATCAAGTTGTACTGACTAATCAAGGTGCAAGCCAACGCAGTATTGAAAAAGTACAAGAATTAATGCAATAA
- the tdh gene encoding L-threonine 3-dehydrogenase, with protein MKSLVKLKPEPGIWLQRTEKPKVGHNDLLIKINKTAICGTDIHIYNWDEWSQKTIPVPMVVGHEYAGEVVGIGQEVKGFEIGDRVSGEGHITCGHCRNCRGGRTHLCRNTVGVGVNRPGSFAEYLVIPAYNAFKLPDEISDDLAAIFDPFGNAVHTALSFDLVGEDVLITGAGPIGIMAAAVAKHVGARHVVITDVNEYRLDLARKMGATRAVDVSKENLADVMSELGMTEGFDVGLEMSGVPAAFTSMLENMNNGGKIAMLGIPGSDMAIDWSQVIFKGLTIKGIYGREMFETWYKMASLIQSGLDLTPIITHHYSIDDFQEGFDVMRSGQSGKVILDWTK; from the coding sequence ATGAAATCATTAGTTAAATTAAAGCCAGAGCCGGGAATTTGGTTACAGCGCACGGAAAAGCCAAAAGTAGGTCACAATGACTTACTGATAAAAATTAATAAAACTGCTATTTGTGGTACCGATATTCATATTTATAACTGGGATGAGTGGTCACAAAAGACGATTCCTGTGCCTATGGTGGTTGGTCATGAATATGCCGGTGAAGTGGTTGGCATTGGCCAAGAAGTAAAAGGCTTTGAGATTGGCGATCGCGTATCGGGTGAAGGTCATATTACTTGTGGTCATTGTCGTAACTGTCGTGGTGGCAGAACGCACTTGTGTCGCAATACCGTAGGTGTTGGGGTTAATCGCCCCGGCTCTTTCGCTGAATACTTAGTGATTCCAGCTTACAATGCCTTTAAATTACCTGATGAAATCTCTGATGATTTAGCAGCTATTTTTGACCCGTTTGGTAATGCAGTACATACGGCATTATCATTCGATTTAGTCGGTGAAGATGTACTTATTACGGGTGCTGGTCCTATTGGTATTATGGCGGCTGCGGTTGCTAAACACGTTGGCGCCCGCCATGTAGTGATTACTGATGTCAATGAATATCGCCTTGATTTAGCAAGAAAAATGGGCGCGACACGTGCAGTTGATGTCAGTAAGGAAAACTTAGCTGATGTCATGTCTGAGCTGGGGATGACAGAAGGTTTTGATGTTGGCCTAGAAATGTCAGGCGTACCGGCGGCCTTTACTAGCATGCTAGAGAATATGAATAATGGCGGAAAAATCGCTATGTTAGGTATTCCTGGTAGCGATATGGCCATTGATTGGAGCCAAGTAATTTTCAAAGGATTAACGATTAAGGGAATTTATGGTCGCGAAATGTTTGAAACTTGGTATAAAATGGCGAGCTTAATTCAATCAGGTTTGGATTTAACACCAATTATTACTCATCATTACTCCATTGATGATTTCCAAGAGGGCTTTGATGTAATGCGCTCTGGTCAATCGGGTAAGGTGATTTTAGATTGGACTAAATAG